The DNA segment GCCGGGGTGTCCCGAGAACCGCTTCCGACGTGCCTTCACTCACACTGGGTCTACAGCGATCACGGTACCTCCACGCGCAGAGGACCGTCAACGAGCTGCTGGACATGGGCGTCATCCCCATTGTCAACGAGAACGACACGCTGGCCGTGGCGGAAATCAAGTTTGGCGACAACGACACGCTCTCGGCCGTCACGGCTGCCATGGTCCACGCAGACCTCCTGTTCCTCATGACCGACGTCGACTGTCTGTACGACAAGAACCCGCGGACGCATCCTGACGCCCACCCTAtcgaggtggtcgaggaTATCGGGTCGCTCGTCGCAGACGGTATGTCCTGAAATGTCTTGCCATCCACATCAGCGTCCCTAACATTTGCCGCAGTCTCGTCCGCCGGCTCGTCCCTCGGGACAGGCGGCATGTCCACCAAgatcgtcgccgcccgcctcgccaCGTCCGCCGGCGTCACCACCGTCATCACGCGGTCCTCGAACCCGGGCAACATCATCAAGATCGTCCAACACATCCAGGCCAGCCGCTCCCCGCCCTCGCTCGCCACCAAGGCCAACCAACCCCCGGAAACCACCGAGACCCAGCAGCAACCGCAACCACAACAACACGAACCGCACCTCCCCACCGACCCTACCGCAGActacgcctcctcctcctccgcagcAAGCACGCtcaccccctcctcctcctcctcctcctcccgcacCCTGacgccgaccccgaccccgaccccgaccccgaccccgacccccACGCCAGCCCCGAAGACGATCCCGCTGCACACGCGCTTCCTCCCGTCGCCGCACCCGGTGCGCGACCGCTACTTCTGGATCCTGCACGGCCTGCGCCCGCACGGCACGCTGTACATCGACCAGGGCGCGTTccgcgcgctgctgggccgcgccgggctgctgcccgccggcGTGGTCGACGTGGAGGGCGTGTTCGCGCAGCACGAGGCCGTGCGGCTGTGCGTGGTCGAGAGGAGGCGCGCTGGGGTGGAGGAGGATGCTACTactgctgctactgctggtggtgctgctggtggtgttggtggtggtggtggtggtggtggtggtggtaacGGGGCCAAGCTGTGGGAGGGCAGCGCACAGGAGGTGGGGCGGGCGCTGACCAACTACTCTAGCGCGGAGATCGCGCGGATCAAGGGGCGGCAGAGCACGGAGATCGAGGGGCTTCTGGGGTATATGGATAGCGAGTATGTCGCGCCGAGGGGGAGCATCAGTATCTttgccggggccggggccggcgtGAAGgggagcaggccggcgacgccggtTAGGGAGGTGGTGGACGGGCGCGGCATTGGCGGGTATGAAGTGGAAGGGGCAGTGTTGTGAGGATGAAGGGCAGATATGAATTGCATCTCGTGTGTCTTTGGCGGATAGATAAAAAAAAGTAGATCTTTTCTAGGTTGTTGGTATCTTGATTGGAATTCTTAGATGGCTAGAGATGGTAAGTTGCTTTTACTTAAATCAGTTTCCCCCCTTGCATGAGGTATCTAAGGTCCTCTCGAACGCCTGACGCCATCCGTGCTTTTGCCTAACCATATCACTACCCCTTAAACCTCCCTCGTTAACCCGCAAAGAGAGTATCTTCGTCACGGAGGTATTCGCCGCAGTCTGCTTGCCGGAAGCACACGATGCCCGTAGgatccagccgccgcgcctcgGCCGTACTCCTCGCAGTCTATGCCGACGTTGTTGTCATCAGCAAACAACGCCTCAACCAAAACAACCAACCCAGCAAAATCACTTACCACCCCAAACCCAAGCGGGATATCCGCCATGTTGTAGATCACGCAGCCCGAATGCTCCGGGCAGTCCTCGCTCCACCGGCCAACGTGCGCCTTGACCACTGCGTATTTCAAATTCCCAACGTCAGTTTTTTCCCGAATGGGAAAGAAAAGGCAGGAACCCCAGACGCACCATTGGACCCGTAGAGAAACGGCTGCGCGCCGTTGTCCTTGACCCAGATCTTgtggcgggcgccggcggcgatgatgggCAGGGCGGTGATGTGCAGGCGGAACTTGCCCGACTTGGTCATCTTGCCGAGGCAGGTGCCCAGGCTGAGCAGCGCGTCGCGGCTGACGCTGGTCGCGAGGTTGGCGATGGAGAGCTTGACGTAGTAGACCTGTTTGCAGGAGAGGCAGTGTGAGCGTTGGCGGCATGTTATGTGCATGGGGGCTGCCACACTGGAGCCGGGCGGGGGACCGGGGGCCGGGGATTGGAACGGGAAGGCCGGGCCGGGCAGAGAGCAAAGGAAATGAGGGCGGGCAGGCAGGCGTACGCGGGAGTGGTTCAGTCGGAATACGTAGCGGTCACCGTCTTCGAGGGGCGCGATCAGGCTCTTGAGGTCGGACATGTAGTTGGCGAGCTGCGGCGCATGTTGTTAGCAGGTCTGTGGTCTGTTGCTCCAGTGATTCGGATAAGCGAGTTGACGTTGGACGGGAACCAGACAGACCTTGTCCAGCACCGTCTTCATTTCTTGGTCCGTTAGGGCACGCATCTTGGCTGCAGTAGTGCTGTTGTCTGCTCGAAGTCGAAGTTGTGTTCTCAGGCCTGGTGACCTCCTACAACTCCAAGAGCATTCGGTGATGCTTATCGTGGACCAGAAAAAAAGCGAGTTCCAATCGAAAACCCCACTTTGCGAGCTTGGCAGATACCGTTACCCATAGCCCCACTTTTAGCCGCTTCACCTCGGTGAACTCCCTGCGGTGTTCTGATCAGGGGTACGGCTGTTAGGGGTTAGGGTTATGTATAGGGTTTGGCTGTTCGCCTGAGCTAGGCGTGGGGTTCTTTCTGCACCTCTTTCGACCTGAAGTCGATTCTTGAGCTCCTTGCCAAGCGCCGTGCCTGCATGATCCGCAATCAAAACTTGCCAATCTCCCGATGTATCGTTGCAGACCATGCAGCGATtgggtagacgttaaagaggtcccgccaagactaatttcggccaattgtcggcaatgtttttacaacgtttttacacagccacgatcgccaaggcgtttacactatccccaagggttagttcgctaggggtatggggggcggcgctagccccccgctagttagggttcgggttatagCTAGGATACGGGTTAAGGCTAGGGTGCGGattaacttcgttttcttttttttcgatttggttgaggtttcgcgaagttgttgctacgagtctttgcgaaTCTTtgttgtcgatgttgctcaacgtcgtcgtggcccgcttaccccttggcgatttgtaaatacttgtaaacggtaggttccgaaattagtcttggcgggacctctttaacgacgaccagcGATTGTCAAGCCATCTCGCACTACCCATCTCGATGCGATCTACGATTACGCGGACGGCCACAGAGGTGCAGCGCGACAGTGATCATCCCTCACTGCCCACACAACCTGACACTAGGGTAGCCTGGGATTACCGGTTCTGCAAACCCACAACCGGGTTTTCGGGTCGCGACGATACCTTCCTGTTTGGTGTTGAATGCAACCTTCGAAAATACCCGACCCTTCCACCGCGCCTCACGTCTACTGTGTACTGCAAgagtagtgtagtgtacacttTGTCTGCGGAGTCTATGTCTGCAGAGAAGCTCGCCTCGACACTCATTGATTCCTCTCGGATTTATTCGCACGCGGGGTTGTCTCTCCTGCTAGAGCTCTTTGCTACTTTCATGGTCCCACACAGTCGGAGATTACGAAGCAAAAGCCTAGCTGGCTGACGGCCACGCGCGTCTGACGGCGTGCGGGGCGGCCTCGGGGCCGCCAGGAACGGCGAGAAATCTCGGAGGCGACGTGCCGTGGAAGGTCGTTTCCGGAAAGGCGTCGGCACGGCGGGACAACAAGCTCGCCCAATCCCGGCAACCAGGGCTCGGCGGTGTCCCCAATTTAACCGCAGTGTGGTCCACAGGGGGACGGCCCTGGACGTCGCCCCTGCAATCACCGGGATCACCATCCGAGATGGCGAGGCTCAGGGCGCCTCAGCATGCTTCTGCAGCCCTTGCTCCCCATGCTCCTCCCTCCGCGCAAACCGGGTTTGGACCTCGTGGCATGGGAGTCTGGGGTCTGGCACGCATACGCACTGCGCAATATGGCAATGGCATCTGCAGCTTCCCCATGCCCTAGGCTGTCCGGTTCCCTCGGGGTCTTGCTCGCTTGCGGAACGGGCAGGCCTACGCTCGCCTTGTGTAAACATGTAGTCAGCTTGCCTATCCGCGTGTCCTTGCCTGCTCCCCGGATGGATCGCTGGAGAGTAGCATCGAGCACGCGATGGCGGACAGGGTTGCCGCCGTTTCCACCTACCGGGTTGTTCGCATGCCCGATCTGTGGCTCTGCCCCTCGCTCGCCGATGTTGCAAGCGTGCTTGTGCACCGGATAGCCGTGTGATGTGTCGTTGTCTCCGGGGAAAGGGTGGAGGGAGTGGGGGACGGGGGATGTAGAGCTTAAATAGAAAGGGGAGCCGCGTCCCCCCCTACGGCGTCTTCTCTGTGCTCCCATGCCGGCAGAGTGGGCGCGAACACGAGTCTGCAACCCAAGATGAGGTCCTCCTCTCGGTTTCTCGGCGCccttgcggcggcggcatcgtgTAAGTGAGCCCTGCCTCTGCCCAGCAGCCCGTCCATGTCTGACATCCGGGGGGCTGTTTGTAGTCGTGCCGTCTGCCCTGGCTCAGAACAGTGTTCCGGTGACCTTCACCGACCCGAGCACGGGCATCGTGTTCAACTCGTGGGGCCTCCCCAACGGATCGGCCGAGACACAGGGAGGCTATACCTTCGGTGTGGCCCTGCCGTCGAACGCCCTCACAACCGATGCCACCGAGTTCATCGGGTACCTGGTATGTTCGACAAGCCTGCCCCTTGCGTAGCCCACGCCCGCGGCCCATGCTGATGACTGCCACCAGCAATGCGCATCCACTGACGGAAAGGGCTGGTGCGGTGTTTCCCTGGGCGGTCCCATGACCAATTCGCTGCTCATCGCCGCCTGGCCGTACGGGGACAACATCTACACGTCGTTCCGCTATGCGACCGGCTACGCCATGCCCGACGTCTACACGGGCAACGCCACGCTCACGCAGATCTCGTCCACCATCAACTCGACCAGCTTCACGCTGATCTTCCGGTGCCAGAACTGCCTGTCGTGGAACCAGGACGGCAGttccggcggcgcctcgaCGTCGTCCGGCGCCCTCATCCTCGGCTGGTGCCAGGCGTTCCCGTCGCCCGGCAACCCGACCTGCCCGGACCAGATCACCATCGAGCAGCACGACAACGGCCAGGGCATCTGGGGCGCCCAGCTCGACTCCAACGCCGCCAACCCGTCCTACACCGCCTGGGCTGCCAAGGCCACCAAGACCGTCCCCGCCCAGTGCAGCGGTCCCACGTCCACGGGTGTGGTTGGCGTTCCCGTGCCCACCGGCGCCACCTACGACTACATCGTCGTGGGCGCCGGTGCGGGCGGTATCCCCATCGCGGACAAGCTGAGCGAGGCCGGCAAGTCGGTTCTGCTCATCGAGAAGGGCTTCGCGTCGACGGGCCAGAACGGCGGCACGCTCGGGCCGGACTGGCTGGCGGGCACCGGTCTTACCCGCTTCGACGTGCCGGGCCTGTGCAACGAGATCTGGGTCGACTCCAAGGGCATTGCCTGCGATGACACCGACCAGATGGCCGGCTgcgtgctcggcggcggcacggccgTGAACGCCGGTCTATGGTTCCACGTGAGTTCAACAACATTGCGGCCCCTGATGACGTGGCTCTACTTCTCCCTACTTTCTGCTGACAAGACCAGCCCTACTCGCTCGACTTCGACTACCTGTTCCCTACCGGCTGGAAGTCGAGCGACGTCCAGGCCGCCATCTCCAGGGTGTTCTCGCGCATCCCGGGCACCTACACGCCTTCGATGGACGGCAAGCTTTACTACCAGCAGGGCTTCGACGTAATCTCCGGCGGCCTGAGCAAAGGCGGCTGGACCCAGGTCGTCGCCAACAGCTCGCCCGACAGCAAGAACCGCACCTTCTCCCACTCGCCCTTCATGTTctccggcggcgagcgcggcgggccCCTGGCGACCTACCTGCAGACCGCCAAGAAGCGCAGCAACTTCAACCTCTGGCTCAACACGACCGTCAAGCGCGTggtccgcgacggcggccacatcacgggcgtcgaggtcgaggcctTCCGGTCCGGCGGCTACGAGGGCGTCGTGAACGTGACCAACATCTCGGGCCGCGTCATCCTGTCGGCCGGCACCTTCGGCACCGCCAAGATCCTGCTGCGAAGCGGTATCGGGCCGTCGGACCAGCTGCAGGTTGTGCAGAACTCGACGATCGACGGCCCCACCATGATCAACAGCACGTCGTGGATTCCCCTGCCGGTCGGCTACAACCTGGACGACCACTGCAACGTGGGTTGACCCGACGACGCTTTGCTGAGGGAGCGTGGTTGGATGCTGATCGTTTGCAGACCGACACCGTCATCACGCACCCCAACGTCGTCTTCTACGACTTCTACGCGGCCTGGGACAACCCCATCCCGTCTGATGAGCAGAGCTACCTGAGTATGTCGGCCCTGACCGAACCCCAACGGTGTTGCGGAAGCTAATCACCACATTAGACAGCCGCAGCGGCATCCTCGCCCAGGCCGCGCCCAACATCGGGCCCATGTGAGTTGCCCAGGTATCCGAGAGCTTCTTTGCGTCGAGCTAACCCATGGCAGGTTCTGGGAGGAAATCAAGGGCGCCGACGGTATCGTGCGCCAGCTGCAATGGACAGCTCGCGTCGAGGGCAGCTTCGACACGCCCAACGGCCGTACGTTACTGCGTCCACGCGCCGCCCCGCTCTGAATATTCCTCCCTGAAGGCTTAAACTAACTAaccctccccctcccaccCAGACGCGATGACCATGTCGCAGtacctcggccgcggcgccacCTCGCGCGGCCGCATGACCATCACGCCGTCGCTGACCACCGTTGTCTCGGACGTGCCCTACCTCAAGGACCCCAACGACAAGGAGGCCGTCATCCAGGGCATCGTCAACCTGCAGAACGCTCTCAAGAACGTCGCCAACCTGACCTGGACCTACCCCAACTCGAGCATCTCGGCGCGCGACTACGTCAACAGCGTAcgtttctctctctctctctctctctctctctctctctcttccttccttccctccccatccccaccTGCAAGGAGCCCCTTTCCCACCCCCACCCCACACCAACCCTCCACTAACTCGATTACAATAGTTGTCCCTCTCCCCCAGCATCCGCCGGTCCAACCACTGGGTCGGGACGGCCAAGATCGGCTCCGACGACGGACGCACGGGCGGGTCGGCGGTGGTGGACCTCAACGCGCGCGTGTACGGGACGGACAACCTGTTCGTGGTGGACGCGTCCATCTTCCCGGGCGTGCCGACGACCAACCCGTCCGCCTACATCGTGACCGTGTCGGAGCACGCCAGCGAGAAGAtcctggcgctggcggcgcccCAGCCCGTGCCCAAGTGGGGCCagtgcggcggccgccagtGGACCGGCAGCTTcatctgcgccgccggcaccaagTGCACGTACCAGAATGACTGGTACTCGCAGTGCTTGTGAGGTGGCTGCGGTGTTGCGTGAGGTGCTGCTGCACGGTGGGGCCTCACCTTATTAGAGGAGGTGGGAGTGATGTGATGGGGTGGTGAACAGGGAtggaagaaggaagaggaagggaGATGGGACGGAAGGCTCCTGAGGATGGTTCTTGCGTTCGCTTCTTTGTGCATAGTTGTTTGTTTCCCTCCCGTACATATACATATCGGCATCCTTCACACACACGTACATGTTCACACCTGGGAAAGGAGCCATAGTCCGCAAAGTGTTGTGTGTATTTCAACATGTTACTACCCGACAATAGGCTGTTCCTCCATTTCAGCTCTTGCCCAAAGCCCCAGGAAGAGCGGAGACAGCACCTCAAAACGCCGAGCGAGGCTGACCATGGCACCCGCGATATATCCGGCGGTGAATCCCCCTAGGCCGAGTCCGACTTCCGGTATGTTCACGCACAAAGTCGCCATGCAAAGAAGGCTGAATGCCACTGAACCAGATCTCGGGGCCAGATCCATATACTGGCAGCGACTCAACTGAGCCAGCTGTCGTCGAAGGTGCAAACCGGCACCAAGCCAATCGAGACTGTACTCGCCCGGTCTGGAGAGGAGGAAAATGGAACCACAACAAACAAACCCGTGCTCCCTCAATCTGGAGAATCCAGTCAGAAAAAGAGGAAGCAGCGCGGCAAGCAAACCCGCACTCCCCTATCTGGAGCGTCTAGACAGGGGAAAAGAAAGCGGCACAACAAGCGAGCCTGTACTCGCCCGGTCTGGagaggaaagaaaaaaaaaaaaaaaggaaccGCAACAAAGGAGCCCGTACTCCCTCGATTTGGAGAGTTTAGACGGGGGAAAAAGCAGTAAAACTAGCAACCCCTTGCTCCCTCAATCTGGAGAGTCCAAACAGAAAAAGAGGAAGCAGCATAGCAAGCAAACCCGTGTGCCCCCAAACTGGAGAGTCTGTAGAGAAAGAAAAACAAGAACGAAAAGAAAAgatgaaaaaaaaaaaaaaaaaaaaaaaaaaaaaaaaaaaaaaaaaaaaaaaaaaaaaaaaaaaaaaaaaaaaaaagggcCAGACCCCAACAGCCGGCGCAGCGCCTAGTAATCAGGCTTGGTGAGCGCGTCCTCCGGATCGAAGAAGCAGGTGTGCTCAAACACAACCTCATCCAGCCAGCAGACAGGCAGGTCCTTGCGGGCCTTGGCGGAgcggcgcgcggcctcgAAGCGCACAATCTCGGTGAAGTTGAAGcgctcctcgagcagcttcttGACCCAGCGCAGGTCCACGTCGTAGGCCTTCTGCTTGCGCTCGAGGGCCTGGTCGCCGTCGGTGCGGTGCTTGTGCCGGACGAAGTAGCTCAGGTACAAGCGGAAGTACTGGCGGGGGCGGCTctcgcggccgtcggcgcggtAGACCGGGCTGTTGGCCGGGTCGACGAAGTCGTAGCCGGACTGGGACGAGAAGCGGTCCGACACGGTGGTCAGCAGCATGTCAAGCAGGGAAAAGCCGACcttgctgcggcggcagtccGGGTGGACGAAGACGTGGATCTTGGCCGTCGCGCGACCGGTGCtgtcgccgctgcccgccaggccggcgccccAGACGGAGAGGTAGGCGAAGCCGATGAcctcgccgcgccggctgGTTTCGTACTCTTCGACCTGCGGGAAGGGAGAGAACGAGAGGTTGCCCTTGGTCAGGCCCAGGTCGCGGCCGGAACcgcggacggcgacgatgaaGGGCATGCCCAGCGCCTgggcggtggtgatgatATTTTCGACGTCCTCCGTCGAGAGCGGGTGGGAGTCGGGCGCCTGGAGGCCGTGCTCCACCTCCCAGTTGTAGATGAGGCGCACAGCCTCCGCGTCGCCCATCTCGGCCGGGCGTAGGTGGCACGGGATCCTCGGGACGTAGTGGTTGTATTCGCTCGTCTCGACCTC comes from the Thermothielavioides terrestris NRRL 8126 chromosome 4, complete sequence genome and includes:
- a CDS encoding ribosome biogenesis protein NIP7, which translates into the protein MRALTDQEMKTVLDKLANYMSDLKSLIAPLEDGDRYVFRLNHSRVYYVKLSIANLATSVSRDALLSLGTCLGKMTKSGKFRLHITALPIIAAGARHKIWVKDNGAQPFLYGSNVVKAHVGRWSEDCPEHSGCVIYNMADIPLGFGVTARSTAEARRLDPTGIVCFRQADCGEYLRDEDTLFAG
- a CDS encoding carbohydrate-binding module family 1 protein (CAZy_ID 269788) yields the protein MRSSSRFLGALAAAASFVPSALAQNSVPVTFTDPSTGIVFNSWGLPNGSAETQGGYTFGVALPSNALTTDATEFIGYLQCASTDGKGWCGVSLGGPMTNSLLIAAWPYGDNIYTSFRYATGYAMPDVYTGNATLTQISSTINSTSFTLIFRCQNCLSWNQDGSSGGASTSSGALILGWCQAFPSPGNPTCPDQITIEQHDNGQGIWGAQLDSNAANPSYTAWAAKATKTVPAQCSGPTSTGVVGVPVPTGATYDYIVVGAGAGGIPIADKLSEAGKSVLLIEKGFASTGQNGGTLGPDWLAGTGLTRFDVPGLCNEIWVDSKGIACDDTDQMAGCVLGGGTAVNAGLWFHPYSLDFDYLFPTGWKSSDVQAAISRVFSRIPGTYTPSMDGKLYYQQGFDVISGGLSKGGWTQVVANSSPDSKNRTFSHSPFMFSGGERGGPLATYLQTAKKRSNFNLWLNTTVKRVVRDGGHITGVEVEAFRSGGYEGVVNVTNISGRVILSAGTFGTAKILLRSGIGPSDQLQVVQNSTIDGPTMINSTSWIPLPVGYNLDDHCNTDTVITHPNVVFYDFYAAWDNPIPSDEQSYLNSRSGILAQAAPNIGPMFWEEIKGADGIVRQLQWTARVEGSFDTPNGHAMTMSQYLGRGATSRGRMTITPSLTTVVSDVPYLKDPNDKEAVIQGIVNLQNALKNVANLTWTYPNSSISARDYVNSLSLSPSIRRSNHWVGTAKIGSDDGRTGGSAVVDLNARVYGTDNLFVVDASIFPGVPTTNPSAYIVTVSEHASEKILALAAPQPVPKWGQCGGRQWTGSFICAAGTKCTYQNDWYSQCL